The Haliaeetus albicilla chromosome 23, bHalAlb1.1, whole genome shotgun sequence nucleotide sequence ccctaatggccctaaccctaatggccctaaccctaaccctaaccctaaccctaaccctaccctaacccctaccctaaccctaaccctaaccctaaccctaaccctaaccctaaccctaaccctaacccctaaccctaaccctaaccctaaccctaaccctaacccctaaccctaaccctaaccctaccctcccctaaccctaaccctaaccctaacctaaccctaccctaaccctaaccctaaccctaaccctaacccctaacccaaccctaaccctaaccctaaccctaacccctaaccctacccctaaccctaaccctaaccctaaccctaacccctaaccctaaccctaaccctaaccctaaccctaaccctaaccctacccctaacccctaaccctacccctaaccctaaccctaaccctaaccctaaccctaaccctaaccctaaccctaaccctaaccctaacccctaaccctaaccctaaccctaaccctaaccctaaccctaaccctaacccctaaccctaaccctaaccctaaccctaaccctaaccctaacccccctaaccctaaccctaaccctaaccctaacccctaaccctaaccgtaaccctaaccctaaccctaaccctaacctaacccccctaaccctaaccctacccctaaccctaacccctaaccctaaccctaaccctaatgaccctaaccctaaccctaaccctagcactaatgaccctaaccctaaccctaacccctaaccgtaaccccaaccctaaccctaacccctaaccctaacccctaaccctaaccctaaccccacaccctaacccctaacgcgacaccctaacctgacaccctaacctGGCACCCGacacccgacaccctaacccctaatCCTAACCTGAtacccgacaccctaaccctaaaccgaCACCCTATCCCAACCCAacaccctaacccgacacccgactccctaacccgacaccctaagCCGacaccctaatcctaaccctatgtgagggactgtgctgaattACTGAATcaaggtgctgctgccccaataTCCTGCTGTTGTAGGGAAGTACGCACAAGACATCCCCGAAGAAACCACCACACCCACGcctgccgagctgtgcttgcccaataGGGTcatgagctctgtggaaatgggtggacttttccaaaaaattgtggggactgggacaataaGAGAACTGCGTGCTCCCCTCTCAAGAACAGAAGACCCGAACATGGAAAACATCAGAAGGACTGTGACACCTGGCTCTCAAGGAGAGACACctgactggcagcagaggaacccAACCCTCCATCACTGGCATCGGAACCGactcagcgggacgttgctggcttcgtggtggtgctaactagtcttgctacctctcttccgttcgcttgcttaggtctgcctctttttctccttcctcactctATTCTATCGCAGCTGTTGGTTattgtaggaaataaaagttgtaaggttgtacagcatctgacctcgCTTGTGTCTTCATTTCGCTCTCaggatcatttaacaaccctccccgatattggatcgggacaTTTTAATTGGCGTCACGGACAGGATCCCCAGAGATGAGAGTGCTGTACTAATTTGTCGTGGAACTTCTGTGTTAATGTGCAGTCTGGCTCCTGAGAGCGAATAGGGGGAACTTGGATACTCATGTGTGGCCCTCTCAGGAAGTAACCCCCCTCCTTTAAGTTAGTGTGTGGCTTTGAAGTTTGTGCTCTTGAGAGTGAGAAGGGGGGAATTCGGAACTATTGTGAGACCCTCTCAAGACGTTACCCCCTTCTAGTTGTGTTGATCTGTAATTGGATAGTGTGTCCTTCTGAGAGGGAGACCCTCTCAGAACGCAGACCCCCTGATTTGTGTTAGAGAAAATGGATGCTCGGGAAATTGTTGATGTTTGTGATTCTGCACCCTCACGAGTTGAAGGAATAGAGAAATTATATGCTTTTAGAGGACTACCGATCTTGCCCCTCAGTCCAGGGACAATACTGGGCGAGAAACCACTGGTTTCAACCACAGAGTGTGGTGGATAAGATAAGAGTCTTGCAGGAGAAAGCTAAggttaaaaaggggaaaggaaaagcaataatttgTGCGGTGCTAGGAGCGAGTCTGGCAGCCGCAatggaagagaggaagcaaaagtCTGGTCAAAGAGTTCTGATTGGGAGCCTGCAAGAACAattgcaagaaagcaaacagttgtTAGAGGGGGAAAGGAACTTGTTAAGGCTTTAACGAAGGAATTGAAGAGGCAACTTCCGAGAGAGGTGAATATAGAGGCGGAGGTAGAGACGCCGCCTGTGGAGAAAAGGACACAGCAAATCTGTCCTCAGGGGGATTTGCAAAGGGCAAAAGAGACCGTAGAGAGCCCCCCCCACGTGTGTCCAGTGATTAAAACAGAGTATGTGTATGAGGACAGTAGCGATGACTGTCCTCGGGTTATCACTAAAGAAGCCCCATATACAGCAACTGAGTTAACAAAattgagaaaagatttttcaaggatGGCAAAGGAATCTGAGATGGAGTATGTGTGGAGAGTGTCTTTGTCAGGAGGAGATGGAATCTTGttgtcagagaaagaagcagaaggatatTGGGGTCCAGGTGTGTTTCTAACAACTGGCGATTACCGGGCCCCATGGTCATTGACTCAGAGAGCTGCGTACTGGGCTGGAGGGTTAAACCCCATGGAAAGGGGAGATCCCCTTGCCATAACCAGTACGGTGGATCAGCTAGTGGAAAGTGTGCAAAAGGCGGCATGTATCCAGATGATGTATGACCGGGAGCTCAAGCCTGATCAGGGCTCCCCGAAGCTGCTGCCTGTGGACCCAGAGAGGATGAGTATTCTAATACGGGGGCTCCCCGACTCTCCGAGACCAATAGGGATCCAACTACGAGGGACAATTCTCAACACCCCCAATGGAGAAAGGATTATGTCCACTCTGGAGGGGAGAATGTCCCCTGACCATCGGCGGCCAGGGAGAAAAGTGTGGACATGGGGAGAGGTAGCTCAGGAGTTGATTGACATTGGGAGAAAATTCGGCCCTGTTAGTGGATCATCTCAAAGAACTGGAAACACGATCGTATGGCAACTTAGTGGGCGGCAATTAGCCTCTGGAAGAGAGAAATCCCTAAGTCGACAGGGACTGTGGCAGCTAGGGCTTCAGAAAGGCATTCCCCGGGACTTGATGGATAGGCTCTCGGACCAAAGATTGGAGGAGCTTGTGCAGAATTGGTCAGGGCGAAAGGCCGTTTCCAAACCAAACCCTAGTGCCCCACCCTCGATAAACCTTGAGGATGAGCCAActaaggaggagaaggtggcgGGAAACTAGATCCTCCGCCCCCTGAAGGTGAGGGGGGAGGCGGAGGGTGGATGTTTGTTAAACAACTCACCTGCAATGCAAAAGGAGATTTACTGATTACTATCTTTGTAGGACCAAAGAAAAGACCAGTGACCTTTTTAATTGATACTGGGGCACAAATTACCGCACTAAGGCGGACTGAGGCAGAACGATGTGGGATTTCGGCCCCATCTAAAAATCTGATTGTCTTAAATGCCTTTGGAAAAACACAATCAGTGCCCATGACTCCGGCAACACTATGGTTGCCAGGGGAGGAAAATCCTCTTAATACCATGGTGGCTGTAGGTTCTTTCCAGATGAACCTTTTAGGTATAGATGGTTTGAAGGGTAGACAGTGGCGTGACACCCAGGGAAACTCATGGTCTTTTGGTGTCCCTCAGATTAGACAGTTAGCCAAAATGTCTAGCATGGAGGTGCGTCTATTGCAAGCAGCACCTACCCTTCCCCCTTCCAAATTGACAAATGTTAAACCCTACCCAGTGCCTCTAGGAGCAAGGGAAGGAATCGCACCAGTTTTGGAGGATTGAAAGAAACAATGGGTTTTAGTTCCTACTCACTCCCCCTTCAACTCCCCAGTATGGCCAGTCCGAAAACCAAACGGTAAATGGAGATTGACAGTAGATTACAGGAGGCTCAATGCCAACACAGGTCcactaacagctgctgtaccAAACATTGCTGAATTGATTGCTGCCATTCAGGAACAATCATACCCTGTCATGGCAACAATCGATGTTAAGGATATGTTGTTTATGGTCCCTTTACAACCTGAGGACCGGGATCGCTTTGCTTTCACCTGGGAAGGACAACAGTACACCTTGACACGACTGCCCCAAGGATACAAGCACTCCCCCACGCTGGCTCACCATGCTCTAGCACAAGAGTTGGAAACAATTCCCATAAAAGCAGAGGTAAAGATCtatcaatatatagatgatGTGCTCATAGAAGGAAGGCAGATAGAAGAAGTTAGAGAAACCCAGAATGCCATCATCACCCATTTGGAAAGTATAGGGTTGACAATTCCACCTGAGAAGATCCAGACTCCTTCGAGTGAGGTAAAATTCTTAGGAATCTGGTGGAAGGGAGGCATGACGTGTATCCCACTGGATACCCTTTCCTCTCTCGATCAGATCCACATGCCAGAGTCAAAGAAAGACTTACAGCATGCACTAGGGTTGGTCGTATTCTGGAGGAAACACATTCCTGATTTCTCAATTATTGCTAGACCCCTGTATGACTTGTTGCGAAAGAGAGCTCAGTGGGAATGGACTCAGGTCCATGATGAGGCTTTACAGTTGTTGGTGCTTGAAGTGAATGCCTATCAGGCTCTTGGTCCCATTCACCCAAGAGACCCAGTTCAAATTGAGTGGGGATTTGCCAAGACTGGACTGTCAATCCATTTGTGGCAAAAGGGTCCAGAGGGGCCTGTTCGGCCCATTGGGTTTTATTCTCGTAGctttaaagatgctgaaaaaaggTACACGACTTGGGAAAAGGGTCTATTTGTAGTTAGTTTAGCTTTGAGAGAAGCCGAATGGACTATCCGGCAACAATCTATAGCGCTCAGAGGTCCATTTAAAGTGATCAAAGCAGTTTTGGCAGGAACTCCACCCCCTGACGGGGTGGCCCAGAGAGCCTCTGTGCGAAAGTGGTATGCACAAATAGAACACTACTGTGAAATCTTTTCTGTATCGGAAGGAGCCGCAAAATTGTTAAATATACAAGATGAGATAGAGACACCTCCGAGCTTTTCCCTGTAATAGAATTATCTCCTCCGTTTTCTGGACAATTGCAAAATGTCTGGTTCACGGATGCCTCGTCAAAGCGAGAGGGAAAAGTCTGGAAATATCGAGCTGTGGCATGTCAAGTAGATACCAAGGAACAGATCATTACCGAGGGAAtaggtagtgcacaagtaggagaactaaTTGCTGTGTGGAGCGTCTTCCAGCACGAGGCTCAGTCTGCTTCTTCTGTCTATATCTATACTGACTCTTATGCTGTGTTTAAAGGCTGCACTGAATGGCTTCCATTCTGGGAACAAAACGGGTGGGAGGTCAATAGGAGGATACCTgtatggcaaaaagaaaaatggcaagatATTCTCACCATTGCTAGACAAGGAAAATTTGCAGTAGCATGGGTAGCATCTCACCAACCAGATGATGCCCCGGTGAGCCAATGGAATGCTAAAGTGGATGAACTGGCCCGGCTAGCTCTCCTACAAAGCACCCAGATAGTGGAAAACTGGGAACGCCTGTTAGAATGGCtacatgtaaaatgaaaacattcaggAGCTAAAGGCCTCTATTGTGAAGCACAAGCCCGAGGGTGGGCAGTTACCAGGGAAGAATGTAAAACTTGCgtgtcctcctgggagcagtgCCGCGTCCGTTTGGACAGACACCCGCTGGAGGGTGACCCCCTGCatttgagagagggaaaaggcctATGGGAGGCTTGGCAGATTGATTATATCGGTCCCTTTCGGAGGTCAGAGGGAAAATACTACATACTGGTAGGTGTGGGGATAGTATCTGGACTAGTGCAAGCTAAAGCGTGTGCTAAGGCAACAGGAGAAAGCACAATAAAAGCTCTAAAAGAATGGTTTGGAATTTTCCCCAAGCCACAATCAGTCCAATCAGATAACGGCTCACATTTCACAGGCAAAGTAGTCCAGGAATGGGCAGCCCAGGAGGGAATTTCGTGGGTGTTCCATACTCCGTATTACCCACAAGCAAATGGAATTGTGGAAAGAACAAACGGTCTGCTAAAACACTTTCTCAAACCGCACAAGCCAGGATGGACTGAGAGAGTGTGGGATGCAGTGACCAGTGTTAATAGTCGCTGGGGAGTAAATGGATGTCCAAAGATCACAGCATTCTGCCCAAAAGCTCCAACAATCATGCCAGCCCCGCATGGTCCTGACCACCGCAGCAACCCATCTCATTTCCCAGGACAACCTGTCCTGGTCGAACTTCCCACAGTGGGCACCGTGCCTCTGGTGTTGGACACACCCCTTAACAAATATACCTGGAAGGCCAAAGATGCCTgtggaaaaattaataagattCATACTAGATGGATTGTCCCTTCTTTCTAACCCGAGAagcaaatttgtttttgtttcactttcaggGAGAAGCAAGCAACACAGATGTACccacagaagaagagaagcagacacGATGTTATTCGTAATTATGTTATGTTGGGGATTTATCTATGAGGGTGAAGGGAAACCAATTCCCCCACCTCCTCTTATCCCATATGATCCCTTTAAGGACAATGAATTTGTCCTGTTAGCAAAAGCTGTAAGCCAAGCCTTTAATCTGAGTCATTGTTGGGTTTGTGGAGGACCTTTAGGGTTGTCAAGTTGGCCATGGACCTCCACGTCTCTCACTCCAGCACAACTTGTAAGCAATTACAGTGAAACTGACAGTACCACCTGGGACGATGGCGAAACATGGCCAATTCAATTTCCTACTGTGGGTAGATATTGTTTAAATCGCACCCAGAAGGGAGGGGTCAATGTCAGAGAAAGCAGGTGTCAAAGGACACTCACACATCGATTGGTTAATAAAGAGGCAGGGGTTTACATATGGATTTGGCTGGACGAAACCGGACACAGCAAAGCATTCAAAGGGTTTTGGTcgaacaaaaatgaaaccttctCTTTCCGATGGTCTAGAAGCCACGTTTATCATCAAATTTGTAAGTGGAAGAACCATACTGGTGCCTGGTATTGTACCGGCCAGACAAACAGCAACAGACCAACTGAATTTTACAGTCCTTTGGGAAATGAGAACACAACTTATTTCCAATTGCCAAAGACTTCAGATGGACCATTTGCTAACGGTGCCAAAGCCAGAAAGGGCCATTATTGGATTTGCGGACATACTGCCTACAAACAACTACCAGCGAATTGGTCAGGGATTTGTTATATA carries:
- the LOC138690784 gene encoding uncharacterized protein — translated: SESGSRNGREEAKVWSKSSDWEPARTIARKQTVVRGGKELVKALTKELKRQLPREVNIEAEVETPPVEKRTQQICPQGDLQRAKETVESPPHVCPVIKTEYVYEDSSDDCPRVITKEAPYTATELTKLRKDFSRMAKESEMEYVWRVSLSGGDGILLSEKEAEGYWGPGVFLTTGDYRAPWSLTQRAAYWAGGLNPMERGDPLAITSTVDQLVESVQKAACIQMMYDRELKPDQGSPKLLPVDPERMSILIRGLPDSPRPIGIQLRGTILNTPNGERIMSTLEGRMSPDHRRPGRKVWTWGEVAQELIDIGRKFGPVSGSSQRTGNTIVWQLSGRQLASGREKSLSRQGLWQLGLQKGIPRDLMDRLSDQRLEELVQNWSGRKAVSKPNPSAPPSINLEDEPTKEEKVAGN